The Salinicoccus roseus genome window below encodes:
- a CDS encoding NADH-dependent flavin oxidoreductase has product MNEKYAPLFETVPLPNGVELRNRFVLAPMTHVTSNDDGTASNAEIEYIGKRSRGMGLALTAASNVTDLGKAFPGQPSIAHDSDIEGLKNVAQAMKADGAKAVVQIHHGGVQALPELTPGGDSAGPSPITMQSFGEAEPHDAREITESEIEETIKAFGEATRRAAEAGFDGVEIHGANHYIIHQFVSPYFNKRMDKWGGDRYLFAMEVVDEVVKAAKTHAGDDFIIGYRFSPEEPQSPGIDMEITETLIGKLVEKSLDYLHVSLFDIHSETRDGKYAGIERVELLHKWIGGRMPLIGIGSIFTPDQALEAVEAGNVDMIALGRAALLDYDFVKKTEAGREDEIINVFDPERSDKHELPDPLWQQLYKGFYPVPRTDQ; this is encoded by the coding sequence ATGAACGAAAAGTATGCACCCCTGTTCGAGACCGTTCCATTGCCGAACGGCGTCGAGCTCAGGAATAGATTTGTATTGGCACCGATGACACACGTCACCTCGAACGATGATGGCACCGCATCAAACGCGGAAATCGAATATATCGGCAAACGCTCCAGAGGCATGGGACTCGCGCTCACTGCAGCTTCCAATGTAACAGACCTCGGCAAGGCCTTCCCCGGCCAGCCGTCCATCGCCCATGATTCGGATATCGAAGGTCTGAAGAATGTTGCCCAAGCCATGAAGGCCGACGGTGCGAAAGCCGTCGTCCAGATCCACCATGGCGGCGTACAGGCACTGCCTGAGCTGACGCCGGGTGGCGACTCTGCCGGACCGAGCCCGATCACCATGCAGAGCTTTGGCGAAGCGGAACCGCATGATGCGCGTGAAATCACCGAATCGGAGATCGAGGAGACGATCAAGGCATTCGGCGAGGCGACACGGCGCGCGGCAGAAGCAGGATTCGACGGCGTGGAAATCCATGGCGCGAACCACTACATCATCCATCAGTTCGTCTCCCCCTACTTCAATAAGCGGATGGACAAATGGGGAGGAGACCGCTACCTGTTCGCGATGGAAGTCGTCGACGAGGTGGTCAAGGCAGCCAAGACACATGCGGGCGATGACTTCATCATCGGCTACCGCTTCTCTCCTGAAGAGCCACAGTCTCCCGGGATAGACATGGAAATCACCGAAACGCTGATCGGCAAGCTGGTCGAGAAGTCGCTCGACTACCTCCACGTCTCGCTGTTCGATATACATTCGGAGACACGCGACGGCAAGTACGCAGGCATCGAACGCGTCGAACTGCTGCATAAATGGATCGGTGGCCGCATGCCGCTGATCGGCATCGGCTCCATCTTCACGCCGGACCAGGCGCTTGAAGCCGTTGAAGCAGGCAACGTCGACATGATCGCCCTCGGCCGTGCCGCACTGCTCGACTATGACTTCGTCAAGAAGACGGAAGCCGGCAGGGAAGATGAGATCATCAATGTGTTCGATCCGGAGCGGTCGGACAAGCACGAACTGCCGGACCCGCTGTGGCAGCAGCTCTATAAAGGATTCTATCCCGTACCGCGCACGGACCAGTAG
- a CDS encoding dihydrofolate reductase: protein MLAYVWAEDENKLIGRDKALPWRLPADIKFFKDVTMQGDIVTGRKTYETIPNRPLPGRRNIVLTLQADYEAPGAIVVHSKEEILALEEENGEDLYIIGGGTLFRLFENEVDVLYRTVIHDTFEGDTYFPPDFDYTPFERVESWDGPVDGKNKYPHTYEVWRRK from the coding sequence ATGCTTGCCTACGTATGGGCGGAAGACGAAAACAAACTGATCGGCAGGGATAAGGCGCTGCCATGGCGGCTCCCGGCCGACATCAAATTCTTCAAGGATGTGACGATGCAGGGAGATATCGTCACAGGCCGAAAGACATATGAGACCATCCCCAACCGGCCGCTGCCGGGCCGACGCAATATCGTCCTCACACTGCAGGCGGACTACGAGGCACCGGGTGCCATCGTCGTACATTCCAAAGAGGAGATACTGGCGCTTGAAGAGGAGAACGGGGAGGACCTCTACATCATCGGCGGTGGTACACTATTCAGGTTGTTTGAGAATGAGGTCGATGTACTTTATCGCACCGTCATCCATGACACTTTCGAAGGAGATACGTATTTCCCGCCGGATTTCGACTACACCCCGTTCGAACGTGTAGAATCATGGGACGGCCCTGTCGATGGGAAGAACAAATATCCGCACACCTATGAGGTATGGCGGCGCAAGTGA
- a CDS encoding pyridoxamine 5'-phosphate oxidase family protein, whose protein sequence is MEQSKVIERITEILDESKIGVLSTAQNNEPNARYMWFYNDGLTLYAKTNDQSSKYDELGDNPKAHVLLGFHDSPSHAFVEVYGDVERINDQETIDWVWEDADAEFFDSKDNPHLKVLKITPTDIKIMNDDKYEEVKLSL, encoded by the coding sequence ATGGAACAATCGAAGGTGATAGAACGCATTACTGAAATATTGGATGAATCGAAGATCGGTGTCCTCTCGACAGCACAGAATAATGAACCGAATGCACGTTACATGTGGTTCTATAATGATGGGTTGACGCTGTATGCGAAGACGAATGACCAGTCGTCGAAATATGATGAACTCGGGGATAACCCGAAAGCGCATGTATTGCTTGGGTTCCATGACTCCCCGAGTCACGCGTTCGTTGAAGTATATGGCGATGTCGAACGCATCAATGACCAGGAGACGATCGACTGGGTGTGGGAAGATGCCGATGCGGAATTCTTCGATTCCAAGGACAATCCACATCTCAAAGTGCTGAAGATTACACCGACGGACATAAAGATCATGAATGATGATAAGTATGAAGAAGTGAAATTGTCACTATAA
- a CDS encoding PTS transporter subunit EIIC, which translates to MKNKKDYRILASDIIRLVGGEGNIDKVIHCVTRLRFYLKDDTLPDSERIKELEGIMGVVEAGGQYQVVVGPAVDDIHKEVVSQLSLSDETDSEDAPSAGPKADRTASEKVRHGFNTLIGIITGAVMPIISILAAAGIIKGLLAVLTSSNIISDTGTAYLIINAMADAVFYFLPVLVGFNAAKRLDGNPLLTAVIGGVIIHPTILEAANSDVSIFSIGTVDFPFLAYTYSIFPMILAAWMVKKLEEWLKTWVSAYIQAIFIPIAVIGIVSTITLILTGPVLIGFSSLLANGLESMLNLNAPIFGAIINGFYQLLVIFGLHWGIIPIYVNDFATLGYSYLSAMVSMTIVGQGGAALGVAVKTKKADIKEIGYAGAFSAFCGITEPAIYGINLRFRRPFICASIASALGGFLAGLLNINMWSIIGSLIGLPSFIDPDNGITANFWYAILVTAITLFVAFGLTYVWGYNDRMEMAKKREKPKNPAKADLAK; encoded by the coding sequence ATGAAGAATAAAAAGGACTACCGCATACTGGCCAGTGACATCATCAGGCTCGTAGGCGGGGAAGGGAACATCGATAAAGTGATCCACTGCGTCACCCGTCTCCGCTTCTATCTGAAGGACGACACCCTCCCGGACAGTGAGAGGATAAAGGAATTGGAGGGCATCATGGGGGTGGTGGAGGCAGGAGGCCAGTACCAGGTTGTTGTTGGGCCTGCGGTCGATGATATCCATAAGGAAGTGGTCAGCCAACTGTCTCTCTCTGATGAAACGGATTCGGAAGATGCACCTTCAGCCGGTCCTAAAGCGGACAGAACCGCTTCTGAAAAAGTACGGCATGGTTTCAACACCCTGATCGGCATCATTACCGGCGCCGTCATGCCGATCATCAGCATCCTTGCTGCCGCAGGGATAATCAAGGGGCTCCTTGCTGTACTGACAAGTTCGAACATCATTTCCGATACCGGGACGGCCTACCTGATCATCAATGCCATGGCTGATGCGGTATTCTACTTCCTCCCAGTACTGGTCGGCTTCAATGCGGCGAAACGGCTTGACGGCAATCCGCTGCTGACAGCCGTCATCGGGGGCGTCATCATCCATCCGACGATACTTGAAGCGGCAAACAGCGACGTCAGCATCTTCTCGATCGGCACGGTCGACTTTCCATTCCTGGCATATACCTATTCGATTTTTCCGATGATACTTGCCGCATGGATGGTCAAGAAGCTTGAAGAGTGGCTGAAGACATGGGTATCCGCCTACATACAGGCGATCTTCATCCCCATCGCCGTCATTGGAATTGTGTCGACCATCACCCTCATCCTGACCGGGCCGGTGCTGATCGGCTTCTCCTCACTGCTCGCCAATGGGCTGGAGTCGATGCTGAATCTGAATGCCCCGATATTCGGTGCGATCATCAATGGATTCTACCAGCTGCTGGTGATATTCGGACTGCACTGGGGCATCATTCCGATCTATGTCAACGACTTTGCGACCCTTGGCTACAGTTATCTTTCTGCGATGGTGAGCATGACCATCGTCGGACAGGGTGGGGCAGCACTTGGAGTAGCCGTCAAGACGAAGAAGGCCGACATCAAGGAAATCGGGTATGCAGGCGCCTTCTCCGCCTTCTGCGGCATTACGGAGCCGGCCATCTACGGCATCAATCTGCGTTTCCGCAGACCGTTCATCTGTGCGAGCATCGCGAGTGCACTTGGCGGCTTCCTGGCCGGGCTCCTCAACATCAACATGTGGAGCATCATCGGATCCCTCATCGGCCTGCCATCGTTCATAGATCCGGATAACGGCATCACTGCGAATTTCTGGTACGCCATCCTCGTCACAGCAATCACCCTTTTCGTAGCCTTCGGCCTCACTTATGTATGGGGCTATAATGACAGAATGGAAATGGCGAAGAAGCGCGAAAAGCCAAAGAATCCGGCCAAAGCGGACCTTGCGAAATGA
- a CDS encoding FAD-dependent monooxygenase, which translates to MENEVLIVGAGPTGLALAIGLEKQGVPFRIIEQNDEPGKTSRAMVVHARTLEFYRQFGLAHRLTEAGIVEDAVHIYKDRLEVGKIPLGEMGTGITPYPYLLSLAQDVHESILVEYLASKGIRVEWQTELISFEEEEDHIEAVIQNHSGNSRSRYAYVCGCDGAHSTVRHQLDLDFPGGTYSQIFFVADAENTQPFKGMSAGFRGSEFNLALNIRTTGTVRLIGIIPPHLIDPEPPQEFSPLIPHVESVLPIKVGEVNWYSPYRVHHRVADKFRKGRAFILGDAAHIHSPAGGQGMNTGIGDAFNLSWKLACVLKGRMDPAILDTYETERIAFARKLVATTDRIFREAVNRKRFRNIMMPYIFPRVVQSYKVRRILFKIISQTRIRYPDSELSTGRSGGIRGGDRLPWLPIEEGDNFEPLTSVDWQLHVYGRPAKNIRHLSDRSGLPLHYTRWTRDMKKKGIKRNSAFLVRPDGHVGVVATTANIRPIEEYVERFNLKMR; encoded by the coding sequence ATGGAAAATGAAGTATTGATCGTCGGTGCAGGACCGACCGGCCTCGCGCTTGCCATCGGACTGGAGAAGCAGGGAGTACCGTTCCGCATCATCGAACAGAATGACGAGCCCGGTAAGACGTCGAGGGCGATGGTCGTCCATGCCCGGACACTCGAGTTCTATCGACAGTTCGGACTGGCACATCGGTTGACGGAAGCCGGCATCGTGGAGGATGCCGTGCACATCTATAAGGACCGTCTCGAGGTCGGCAAAATCCCACTCGGGGAGATGGGCACAGGAATCACCCCCTACCCCTACCTGCTGAGCCTGGCGCAGGATGTACATGAATCCATCCTCGTCGAATACCTGGCCTCAAAGGGTATACGGGTGGAATGGCAGACCGAACTGATTTCATTCGAAGAAGAGGAAGACCACATCGAAGCAGTGATTCAGAACCACTCAGGGAACTCCCGTTCCAGATATGCTTATGTATGCGGATGTGATGGTGCACATAGCACAGTACGGCATCAGCTCGATCTTGATTTCCCCGGCGGCACGTACAGCCAGATCTTCTTTGTGGCAGACGCAGAAAACACCCAGCCGTTCAAAGGGATGTCGGCCGGCTTCCGGGGCAGCGAGTTCAATCTGGCACTGAACATCCGGACAACCGGCACCGTCCGTCTGATCGGCATCATCCCACCCCACTTGATCGATCCCGAACCCCCTCAGGAGTTCTCTCCGCTCATCCCCCATGTCGAGAGCGTACTGCCCATCAAAGTGGGAGAGGTGAACTGGTATTCTCCCTACAGGGTCCATCACCGTGTGGCGGATAAATTCAGGAAAGGCCGGGCCTTCATTTTGGGGGATGCCGCCCATATACACAGTCCGGCCGGCGGGCAGGGCATGAATACAGGCATCGGCGATGCCTTCAACCTGTCATGGAAACTCGCCTGTGTTTTAAAGGGAAGGATGGACCCCGCCATCCTGGATACGTACGAGACGGAACGGATCGCCTTTGCACGGAAGCTCGTTGCGACCACTGACCGCATATTCAGGGAAGCGGTCAACAGGAAACGGTTCAGGAACATCATGATGCCATATATATTCCCGAGAGTGGTGCAGTCCTACAAAGTCCGACGCATCCTCTTCAAGATCATTTCCCAGACAAGGATCCGTTATCCGGACAGTGAGTTGAGTACGGGCAGAAGTGGGGGCATCAGAGGCGGTGACCGCCTGCCTTGGCTGCCCATTGAAGAGGGTGACAACTTCGAACCGCTCACTAGTGTGGATTGGCAGCTCCATGTCTATGGCCGTCCGGCCAAAAATATCAGACACCTGTCCGACCGGTCCGGCCTCCCGCTCCACTACACACGATGGACGAGGGATATGAAGAAGAAGGGTATCAAAAGAAACTCCGCCTTCCTCGTCCGGCCGGACGGCCACGTCGGAGTGGTCGCCACCACGGCAAACATCAGGCCGATCGAAGAGTATGTGGAACGCTTCAACCTTAAGATGAGATAG
- a CDS encoding tryptophan-rich sensory protein has translation MSRQKKWATGYLVAFIVMIFVNYLTTTNVGGVANNNETIIQPAGFAFSIWGLIYILLFIWIIKAFFAKTCEESVASRLKFWPIVNFMLNALWIIVFTQQWIFASVIVIIALLYTLAEMYTTLTETGYHWFDRLPFSIYFAWVTVATIVNIFNLTEKYNLDGLFGMGELGWTLLILAVATLIGVAIGIYFRDWLYPLIIIWPYFGIYTKNAGEYGSLDIVLLVGSVILLITAIIVIFMKVRSGSGRPAENR, from the coding sequence ATGTCCAGACAGAAGAAGTGGGCGACCGGGTACCTTGTCGCATTCATCGTCATGATATTCGTAAACTATTTGACCACCACCAATGTGGGCGGGGTGGCCAACAACAATGAAACGATCATCCAGCCGGCAGGATTTGCATTCTCCATCTGGGGACTGATCTATATTCTGCTGTTCATCTGGATAATAAAGGCATTCTTTGCGAAGACATGTGAGGAATCCGTGGCCTCCCGCCTGAAGTTCTGGCCGATCGTCAATTTTATGCTGAATGCCCTGTGGATCATCGTCTTCACGCAGCAGTGGATATTCGCCTCCGTCATTGTGATCATCGCTCTGCTGTATACGCTGGCGGAAATGTATACCACATTGACGGAAACCGGCTACCACTGGTTCGATCGGCTGCCGTTTTCCATCTACTTCGCATGGGTGACGGTGGCGACCATCGTCAATATCTTCAATTTGACGGAGAAGTACAACCTTGACGGCCTCTTTGGAATGGGTGAGCTTGGATGGACGCTCCTCATACTGGCTGTGGCGACACTGATTGGTGTTGCCATCGGAATCTACTTCAGAGACTGGCTGTATCCCCTTATCATCATCTGGCCATACTTCGGCATATACACGAAAAATGCCGGTGAGTATGGCAGCCTGGATATCGTCCTCCTCGTCGGATCGGTCATACTGCTGATCACCGCAATCATCGTCATCTTCATGAAGGTGCGCAGTGGATCGGGGAGGCCTGCAGAAAATCGATAG
- a CDS encoding carbon-nitrogen family hydrolase: MGVVDINIKALQYQVAFGDVEENIARVREQFDRAELKGTDVVVLPEMWTSGYDLENIQKHACQDLEPAQSVVSELAQEYDVNIVAGSVANIKDDPDEVYNTAFVVDRSGKLVYEYSKMHLVPMLNEPEYLTGGKDKVETFTLDGNTCGLVICYDLRFPELFRDLALKGATSIFTVAEWPMARKAHWEVLIKARAIENQCYLIASNTYGEIGDQEFAGRSMIIDPFGKVVDEAADRGDAAVTGQLDGNEVARIRKEVPIFDSRKREMYHFL; this comes from the coding sequence ATGGGAGTGGTGGATATCAATATAAAAGCATTGCAGTATCAGGTGGCATTCGGAGATGTCGAAGAGAATATTGCCAGGGTCAGGGAGCAGTTTGACCGGGCAGAACTCAAGGGGACTGACGTCGTTGTGCTCCCTGAGATGTGGACATCGGGATATGACCTTGAAAATATCCAAAAGCATGCCTGCCAGGACCTCGAGCCTGCGCAGTCTGTAGTTTCCGAACTTGCACAGGAATATGATGTGAACATCGTCGCAGGTTCCGTCGCCAACATCAAGGATGATCCGGATGAGGTGTACAACACTGCATTTGTCGTCGACCGGAGCGGGAAGCTCGTATATGAGTACTCCAAGATGCATCTGGTCCCGATGCTGAACGAACCAGAATATCTGACGGGCGGAAAGGACAAGGTCGAGACATTTACACTCGATGGCAATACTTGCGGCCTCGTCATCTGCTACGACCTCCGCTTCCCGGAACTCTTCCGGGACCTGGCGTTGAAGGGGGCGACTTCCATCTTCACCGTCGCCGAATGGCCGATGGCGCGCAAGGCTCATTGGGAAGTGCTCATCAAAGCACGGGCAATCGAGAACCAGTGCTACCTCATCGCATCGAACACATACGGGGAGATTGGTGATCAGGAGTTCGCCGGCCGTTCCATGATCATCGATCCCTTCGGCAAAGTCGTCGATGAGGCTGCGGATCGTGGAGATGCGGCCGTAACCGGTCAATTGGACGGAAATGAAGTGGCACGGATCCGCAAGGAAGTGCCGATATTCGATAGCCGGAAAAGGGAGATGTATCATTTCCTGTAG
- a CDS encoding ATP-binding cassette domain-containing protein: MTLEIKDLTISYGSHTVLEDISFSIPDGTIIGLVAPNGTGKTTLFNAIIRFIPINQGEIRIDGRNFRNTAKDVRALHEQITFFPDQAELYENFSGYEHIQMYRDIWNREEQDIDGIIQRLNMEGYVRNKVSSYSLGMRQRLCFAMMIAADTKIMFMDEIMNGLDPINVELVSRILQEVKASGKIIIVASHLLDNLDDYADQIFFLNDRRLAYKYDRRKETEKYIKATVPGAALHAMKPWPEGTIHLNGSRICIPAAELSGERKATLMERLMENGAESATIGPLGTYEHYLRIYKGMGS; encoded by the coding sequence ATGACACTTGAAATAAAAGATCTGACCATCAGCTATGGCAGCCACACCGTCCTTGAAGATATCAGTTTCAGCATTCCCGACGGTACAATCATCGGCCTCGTCGCACCGAATGGCACCGGGAAGACCACGCTCTTCAATGCAATCATCCGCTTCATCCCGATCAATCAGGGTGAGATACGGATTGACGGCAGAAACTTCAGGAATACTGCGAAGGACGTCAGGGCGCTCCATGAGCAGATCACCTTCTTTCCAGATCAGGCGGAGCTCTACGAAAACTTTTCCGGCTACGAACATATCCAGATGTACAGGGATATCTGGAACAGGGAGGAGCAGGACATCGACGGCATCATCCAGCGGCTGAATATGGAGGGGTATGTCCGCAACAAGGTCAGCTCCTATTCCCTCGGCATGCGCCAGCGGCTCTGCTTTGCCATGATGATTGCTGCAGACACGAAGATCATGTTCATGGATGAGATCATGAACGGTCTCGATCCGATCAATGTCGAGCTTGTGAGCCGTATCCTTCAGGAGGTGAAGGCGTCGGGCAAGATCATCATTGTTGCGAGTCATCTGCTGGATAACCTTGATGACTACGCCGACCAGATATTCTTCCTGAATGACCGGCGTCTCGCCTACAAGTATGACCGCAGGAAGGAAACGGAAAAATACATCAAGGCCACAGTGCCGGGGGCAGCCCTCCATGCCATGAAACCATGGCCCGAGGGGACCATCCATCTGAACGGCAGCCGAATCTGCATACCGGCAGCGGAGCTTTCGGGAGAGCGGAAGGCCACCCTCATGGAGCGTCTTATGGAAAATGGAGCGGAATCGGCCACAATCGGACCGCTCGGGACATATGAACATTACTTGAGAATCTATAAGGGGATGGGGTCATGA